In one Ketobacter sp. MCCC 1A13808 genomic region, the following are encoded:
- a CDS encoding DNA-binding protein, with translation MTTYHFELVFRLHQDEDPSAHFDALFEAGCNDSSPSTGKTGMIGLTFDREAASAIDAISSAFENVNAAIPYAHIERISQE, from the coding sequence ATGACAACCTATCATTTTGAATTGGTGTTCAGGCTTCACCAGGATGAAGATCCATCGGCGCACTTTGATGCGCTGTTTGAAGCCGGGTGTAATGATTCCAGCCCAAGCACAGGAAAGACCGGTATGATCGGCTTAACCTTTGACCGCGAGGCCGCTAGTGCAATCGATGCCATTAGCAGCGCTTTTGAGAATGTGAATGCAGCCATCCCGTACGCGCATATTGAGCGAATCAGCCAGGAATAA